Proteins encoded in a region of the Isosphaeraceae bacterium EP7 genome:
- a CDS encoding alkaline phosphatase family protein translates to MSKTILVGLDGATFTVLDPLMANGTMPFLRDLVANGVRASLRSVIPPLTPPAWTTLMTGKRPGGHGVFDFFQKETPESRFFRFASSNDIQTATIWSLASDEGRRVTALNFPLMFPPPNVNGSVVPGGWMPWRQLRLGCHPAGLFDRLKTLPSFDPRELSHDASLEEKALEGCAAEEYADWIALHCRREQRWTEVLLYLMREEPADLTAVLFDGVDKLQHLCWRFIDPAFRTDDPTTWEQEIRRLCEGYFRQLDGLIARIVEQAGPEASVVFASDHGFGPSSDVVYLNTWLEQQGYLAWADDQAVQDGASNRVGISQIARHTFEMDWSRTIAYAATPSSQGIHIVGRDAASDVGVPVESYDRVRGELMAALRQFRHPVTGRPVVAEVWTREEAFPGPHMAMGPDLTVVLEGDAVVSILRSDVTVKTRPEPVGTHRPEGVFLAGGPLFRRGARLPEIHIEDVATVLLYCTGVSLPAELDGRLPLDAFDPEGLRLNPPRFEASRAPGPEPFTSEQTTPDLAYDAEEEALVLKRLGALGYLE, encoded by the coding sequence ATGAGCAAGACCATCCTGGTCGGCCTCGACGGCGCGACCTTCACGGTGCTCGATCCCCTCATGGCAAATGGGACCATGCCGTTCCTCCGGGACCTCGTCGCCAACGGGGTCCGGGCCTCCTTACGGTCGGTCATCCCACCGCTGACGCCGCCGGCATGGACGACCCTGATGACCGGCAAACGGCCGGGCGGTCACGGAGTCTTCGACTTCTTTCAGAAGGAAACCCCGGAGAGCCGTTTCTTCCGCTTCGCCTCCTCGAACGATATCCAGACGGCCACCATCTGGTCCCTGGCCAGCGACGAAGGCCGACGGGTGACCGCGTTGAATTTCCCGCTAATGTTCCCCCCGCCCAATGTTAACGGGAGCGTCGTTCCGGGCGGATGGATGCCCTGGAGGCAGCTCCGCCTGGGGTGTCATCCGGCGGGGTTATTCGATCGCCTCAAGACCTTGCCTAGCTTCGACCCCCGCGAGCTGTCGCATGACGCCAGCCTCGAGGAGAAGGCGCTCGAAGGCTGTGCGGCGGAGGAATACGCCGACTGGATCGCGCTGCACTGCCGGCGTGAACAACGCTGGACCGAGGTCTTGCTTTACCTGATGCGAGAGGAGCCGGCCGACCTGACCGCCGTCCTCTTCGACGGCGTGGACAAGCTCCAGCACCTCTGCTGGCGATTCATCGACCCTGCGTTCCGTACCGACGATCCGACGACCTGGGAGCAGGAGATCCGTCGGCTCTGCGAGGGCTATTTCCGGCAGCTCGACGGCCTGATCGCCCGGATTGTCGAGCAAGCCGGGCCCGAGGCCTCGGTCGTCTTCGCCTCGGACCACGGATTCGGCCCTTCCTCGGATGTCGTCTACCTGAATACGTGGCTCGAGCAGCAAGGCTACCTGGCCTGGGCCGACGACCAGGCGGTCCAGGACGGAGCGTCCAACCGTGTTGGGATCAGTCAGATCGCGCGACATACGTTCGAAATGGACTGGTCCAGGACGATCGCCTACGCCGCGACGCCGAGCAGCCAGGGGATCCACATCGTTGGGCGAGATGCGGCGAGCGACGTCGGCGTTCCTGTCGAGTCCTACGACCGCGTCCGTGGCGAGTTGATGGCGGCGCTGAGGCAGTTCCGCCATCCGGTGACGGGGCGGCCGGTCGTCGCCGAGGTCTGGACGCGCGAGGAGGCGTTCCCAGGGCCGCATATGGCGATGGGCCCCGACCTGACGGTGGTCCTGGAAGGAGACGCGGTCGTCTCCATCCTTCGCTCCGACGTGACGGTGAAGACGCGGCCTGAGCCGGTCGGGACGCACCGGCCCGAGGGCGTCTTCCTCGCAGGCGGTCCGCTCTTCCGCCGAGGGGCCCGCCTCCCCGAGATCCACATCGAAGACGTCGCCACGGTCCTGCTGTACTGCACCGGCGTCTCCCTGCCCGCGGAGCTGGACGGGCGACTTCCCCTCGATGCATTCGACCCCGAGGGGCTAAGACTCAATCCGCCGCGATTCGAGGCGTCCCGGGCGCCAGGACCCGAACCTTTCACGTCCGAGCAAACGACGCCCGATCTGGCCTACGACGCCGAGGAAGAGGCCCTGGTGCTGAAGCGCCTGGGTGCCCTCGGATACCTGGAATAA
- a CDS encoding alpha/beta hydrolase, translating to MPKVTLPGGLKLHYQRVGQGPDLVMIHGLTGNLAVWHLKIVPLLCEHFRVLTYDLRGHGFSGMPPTGYTANDMAGDLEGLLDELEIERADIVGHSYGADTALYFALRNPERVRQVVAIEAALPALIDLRTREDWVGWSYWAEVLEASGLTVPPEKRCDTDYLLRLSLALPKKWGPLKGLPREPKAFLKLLDTTTLARDYESVGDLTLENVPKIEAPTHLIYTDGTAFLDTQRYLQAHLPNARSILLPPSEWGHFGPLEQPEIVVGHLLDALAPPRAATANGYALGTA from the coding sequence ATGCCAAAGGTGACACTCCCCGGCGGTCTGAAGCTCCATTATCAACGGGTCGGGCAGGGGCCGGATCTCGTGATGATCCACGGCCTGACCGGCAACCTCGCGGTCTGGCACCTCAAGATCGTCCCGCTGCTCTGCGAGCACTTCCGGGTCCTGACCTACGACCTGCGCGGGCACGGTTTCAGCGGGATGCCCCCCACGGGCTACACGGCCAACGACATGGCCGGCGACCTCGAGGGCCTGCTCGACGAGCTGGAAATCGAGCGAGCCGACATCGTTGGACATAGCTACGGGGCCGACACGGCGCTCTATTTCGCGCTCCGTAACCCCGAGCGGGTCCGCCAGGTCGTCGCGATTGAGGCCGCCTTGCCGGCGCTCATCGACTTGCGGACGCGAGAAGACTGGGTCGGGTGGTCGTACTGGGCCGAGGTGCTGGAGGCGTCCGGGTTAACCGTCCCCCCCGAGAAGCGATGCGACACCGATTACCTCCTGCGCCTCAGCCTCGCCCTGCCCAAGAAGTGGGGCCCTCTGAAGGGACTGCCCCGCGAGCCGAAGGCGTTCCTGAAGCTCCTGGATACCACGACGCTCGCCCGTGACTACGAGAGCGTCGGTGATCTGACGCTGGAGAACGTCCCCAAGATCGAGGCCCCCACGCACCTCATCTATACCGACGGCACGGCGTTCCTCGACACCCAGCGGTACCTACAGGCGCACTTGCCCAACGCGCGGTCGATCCTGCTCCCGCCATCGGAGTGGGGCCACTTCGGGCCCCTCGAGCAGCCCGAGATCGTCGTGGGTCACCTGCTCGACGCGCTCGCCCCTCCGCGGGCGGCGACGGCCAACGGATATGCCCTGGGGACGGCCTGA